The segment CTAACATCAGGGTCAGACTATTCAATCAACTGACAGCGATCAAGTAAATATATCAAGTTGATGACAGAGAAACCAGCGATGACCAGGCTCAGGCATGTTAACATTTCAGTTAACCGGAGCCTTCATTGCCTTTTCGCGGCTCTTGCACTGAGTGAGTGTCTCTTATCAGAGATCACACACAGGCTCTTGCAGGATCTGCAgggaaaaagaaacataaagaaactACTAAACATATCCTTTAAGGCAAGaggcatttttctgttttgctgaatAAATCTAACATATGcacatcatctctctctctctcaatctctctctctcatacacacacacacacacacacacacacacacacacacacacacacacacacacacacacagtgagggcTACATGGTGTGGTAAAGGGTACTAACAGTTCTTTTCTTAAGTCGCCTCAGGGGGTGAGTCCTTCCATATTGCTGCCTTGTTGTCATGAATGTTGGCTCAGTCCAGAGCAGAGGATCTTGGCCAGAGTTAGgttttcctctctgcagactTTGATTTGTTGGTGGAGAGACTCCTGGTGACGTTTCTCCAGATTCAGAGAGGCTCTCTCCACCAACCCCAAGGATATCTAGCTGCTGGTCAGCTGAGGAAGGGGAGCTGTGCACCCGCTGCTTTTTGGACTCATCCGTGATTGCGTGGATTGGAGTTTGTGCTGAGGGTGGAGCCACAGAGGAGCGGCTGAGCTCCCACTCACTCAGTTCATTGGCGAGCAGCTCCAGACAGCCCAGTTTGGCCAGAGAGGCCGAGCGCTTCATCTGGGATGGAGGGGTCAGTCCTGCCTGGCGAATCCTGGCTTCCACCTCTCTAACCCTCTTTTGTATGCTGCTACCTTGCTTCTGAGTGGTTCCAGCACTGAGGCCAAAAGCCTGGTCCAAACGCCTGGCCTTGTTGGCATAGCCCACACTCACCTGCTGCAGGAAGGCACCCAGCTCGTACAAAGTCTCCCATGTCTCCCTCAAGACAATGTCACTATGAGGTCCCTCTGTGGAGTAGTCCCAGTCTGTTGCTGACTCAAGATCTGTCACACCCTCCAGACACAGGAAGTTCACAGAGGCAAAGGGAGAATGGGCAGAGCGATTGAAAGAAGAGGTAGAGAGCAATCTAGTATCAGCAGGTTTGagtttttgtccttttgtgcTTCCATCATTATTTTCTAGTGCCCCCGTCTCAAATACCACACTCTCACTTTTACCTGGTCCAAATGTCCCATgatcctcctccagctcttcctgccCAGTGCTAACTACTGACCCCTGCGAGCAAACTGATGCATCCTGAGGATTAGACCCTGTCACGGGAAGGATGCTGGGAGATCGTCGCTGAGAGGAGGAACAAACAGAGAGGGATGGTGGAGATGAGGAAGGCGATGGAGTCTCATGCTCCTGTTTCATTCTTTGCTCCAGCTGTTGTGTGACACGCCGCACAGACCCCCTTGTCCAATCACTGTATAGACGACCAGGATCCAGctcctccttttctttgtgtttcacttcctcttttaCATTCACAGCTTCCTTCTGTGATAAAATATTTCTATCCTCTATTTCCTCCCTAGACTTTGCCACTTCCTGGTCCTGGGGATCCTGAAGCTCTGGCTGGCAAAGAGGGCCAAGAGGTGATGTTTCTGTGTACAATGCAGGCTTCAGTCCTGTGACCTGCACAGGGGCGGACATTTTctacaaagaaaacatatatAATACATTGTATAAGTTAGTATAAGTTCCAGATAAAAGTGGCAGTAGTACAATAAATGTCCTGAGAAATAAATCGGATGCAGATGTGAAACGGAGCATATTGCATGAAGCCTTCTACCATTAAACCACTAGGTGGTGCCTACGAGCTGAACTACTGtcacaaattaattatttgaaatCAACTTTAACTCTTGTGGATTCAACAAACTTCCAAATACTCAAATTTGATCTAATATTATCCAAAAGTGTCCATGATTTCTCTACATGCAGCACCCTTACCTTTctattttcctcttccttcGCCTCATTAGAAGAGACCTCCTGAAGCAGTGGTTGCTGGTCCTTGGCACAACTCTTCAGGGGTGACTGCTGCACCACAGCACTTGTAGTTTTGCCATCTTGATTCATTCCCTTGAACTTTTCCCTGGCACTGAAAAAGTTAATGTGGTCTGCACTGTGGCCAAACAACACCTCTTTGTCTTGTGGAATGGCACTGGAATAGCTGATAAAATCACTAGTGAAGGGGGGCTGAGCTGCTAAATCATCCAAAGACAAGCCACATATCTGTTGGACACAGTCTGTTTTTTTGACAGCCACTGGTGCAGACAGACACTGGGGTCCAGCCTGTTGTGCAtttggtgtttgtgttgtcaTGGGCTCAGGCACTGTCACTAGCAGGGGTTTTAACACCTGTGATTTGATAACCTCATCCATGCAGGCTGAAGTTGGGGACAGAGCAGGGAAGAGGGGGACGTGGTGAAGAGAGGGAGGCGGGTGAGGTTGGCCCACCAAAACACTCTGTGCAACAGTGACCATGTCTGTCTTCTGAGGCTCAGGCACCACAGTGGCGGCCCTTGGCTGGGAGAGAGGAGGTGATGAGGGCTGGTCCTCAGAGTCACACAATCCATTAGAAAGTGGAGGAGATAACGTAGACAAGGAGGCAGCTCTGGATTCAGGGCAAGGCTGACCCAAGTAGCTGCTCTGGGttacagagaaaagagaatgaGAACGCAGGCTTTGAGCTTCAGCATCACCTGATAAAGCTGCCGTCCCTTCGAAGGATGCAGAGTTGAGCTGATTGGACTTGATGCCTGTATCAGGCTGGCTACTAGAATGTGTTGCTTTGCCAGTACTGACTGAAGTTCCCAGTGATTCCAGCAATTCTTTAACCGAGGGACCAGGCGTGCCGCTAGGCTGGTTATGAGGGTCGGACCGGCCCAAGCTGTGAGGTTGGGCATAGGATTTAGAGAGTGGCTCATGATGCTCAGAAAGGTCGCTGTCAGAATGAGAACGCCACAGTTTGTTGTGCCTCTGCTTGCTGCAGGAAAagcaaataacaaaaatgtcTTGTGTTTTATAAGAGCATCACACTGATAGAGCACTCAGAAATCCACACTAAACatatgtgagcgtgtgtgtttatgtgggtACCTGGCCAGCAGTATTCCCTGATATTCTTCCAGCTGTCTCATAAAAGAGGGATTAGGTTTGGTCACAGTTCGGCGCTCCTTGACGTAATCGAAGGCTTttttcaaatcccagccgtATTCCTTCATTGCGTATGCAATCACTGTGGCTGCAGAGCGACTTATACCCATTTTACAGTGCACCAGACACTTGGACCCATCTTTCCTGAAGTAGATATAAGAAATCAAGCATAAATTTGAGCCTAGCACAGAGTTTCAAAGTTTTTCAGAGTAGAGAGTAGAACAAGAATGACAacaagaaacaggaaacaagggAAAAATGCAGTCATCTGAAACTCACCTGGCTCTAGAAATAAACTTGTAGGTCTCATTCCAATAGGCAAGCAGATCAGTGGCCTCCTCATCGTAAACACGGATGTTGTGGTACTCAAACACACCAGGGAAGAAGTTATCAATCTCCCTCGTTACATTCAAGATGTACTGGACACTGAGTCAATGAAAGAACagatgagagaagaagaagttaaaACAAGCAATTGCATTCCAAATAAAAGTTGTTGTTGGGTTCTTATCatgtaattatttatgtttttattgaccTCAGTACAAAACAGTATGTACTGTGCAGTGGGTTTTGGTGTTTTGTCAACATCCTTACCCACTCTTCTGCAACTCTTCCAAATTGGATGCATTCCACTCAGATCCCTGTAGGAAACAAAAGCAGTCCTCAGACTTGTTCAAAGACTTCCACTGAGCTTTTCATAATACATCAATCCTATTGCAAGACATGCCCAATGCCCAAAGTGCACTCCAAATCAAACAACAGTAAAGTACCTTGAAATTGGGAGAAATTAGAGACGACTATCTCATATATCACCAGGTTTTCTAGACATGGATTTAACTGGATCTTCAACCCATTTATAACAGATTTATAACTGATttattataaacaaaataatgaatgttCAATTTTCAGAATCAACCTACCAAGAAGACATGATCAAAGATCTCTGTAGGACTGTCCATTTGGCCCAGAATGACAATCATCTCCTTGTCGATGAACTCCTTGAACTCTCGCAGGTTGCACGTCATGTGCATTTCCAGCTCTGTTCGAATCTgcacaaccaaacacacacacatacattttaaaaatctgaatataAAATTTGGATGTTTGGAGCATCTGCAAATACACCATCTGAAGCACGGTCTCACCTCTTTGCAGGTGACATTCTCAAGGTCTTTCTGCATCATGATCTCCCTCAAACTGGCTTTGATCTGACGCTCTGTCAGTTCTCTTTCTGTAGGTCTGCAGAAACACCATAAAGTCAAGTACAATTCAATTCCATAAAAGAAGTATTACAACAAACATAAAGTTTTGTCAAGTAGACATATATGATATTGTGATGATGTGAATTTCTACAGGTAATCTCTCTGTCAAAATAATGAACTAATAATGAGGTGCATggaaaaataaccaaaaaaaatGGAGACAAATCAAAGTAAGAAATAGTTCTGCATATTTACATGTCAGAGAAGAGGACGGGAGAATCTGCACGGTGTGACTGCACATCCTGCATGACGTTCCACTCATTGATACGAGCCTGGTCAGAGGAGACCCTGCTCTGATAGTAGCTGACCCAGGTGAGGAACAAGCTGCCTGGGAAGTAGTTGTGACAACGGGCCACCTCACATGCTTTATGGAGTGACTGGAGGGCTGACCTGTGAGAAcgtgagagagaaacaggagatGAAGGTGAAGAGTTTAAGGTCATGACAGACAAAGACTTCAATAAATGGCACATATTAAATCCAATGATGTATACATATGAAAGGAGAATATAGATATCCATTTCTACTAGGTTATGTTATTTACACAGTATGACTCACCACATGGCCTGCACAGAAACTGGCTTGAAAACATGCACTCTGTTGTCAGTTGACACACTGAAACCCCTGGGAGCAAGAGGAAATGAAGCacaaaggcaaaagaaaaacactgtcagcCATCTTAGCACCCTGGTTTTGTGACAGTAGTTGATTAAAGCAGGATgtgtgagtttttctttttcttacccATCACCGTCCAGATGTATGATGGTGTCGCTCCATAAGGGCAAAACCAGCCCTACAGAACATGAGCtgggagggggaaaaaatctCCAAGTTACAAATGTATGCATAGTATCAAACAGGCAGTCACAGGCTTCAATATGTTACTATCTCACTTGTCTACAGGACTGAAATCCATTCCCAGCACCACgctctcctctgtgtcctgaCGACCATTGGTTGACACCACCACCATGTAGCGGGTGACCTGAGGGTGGGCGCTCTCCAAACGAACGGCCTGGAGCAGGAGAAACACAGTtaactgacaaacaaacaaacttcagactgaattttgtgtttgagtgttgcAGTGTTTACCTACCAGTTTGATGTTGTCCTCTGGTCTGAGGAGAGTGAACATGGTTTGCAAGTGCTGCTGGATGTCTCCTGGTAGGAGGAGagtgataaaacacagtgtttgatCAGTGTCAGAAATGGAAGTTGTGGATGAATGATACCCTAAACACACATGATAAAGTCAAACTGTTCACCTTTTACCTTACCTGCATGTTTGCTGCGCAACTGTGAGAAACGAGAGGCGGCAGAAGAAGGGGAGGAGCCATTTCCTCGAGGTAAGAAGAGAGCAGCTCCTTTAACTGTCAGGAAACTTTCACTGATGCTGGACAGACATGGAGAAAAAATTTAATGAATGATAACCacccacaaacaaaaacagtaagtTATTTTACATAAGTTAGCTCCAGCTAAAGTAATttgtataaatactgtaaataaatggcatggacatgttcagaggagggatagtgagtatattggtagaaggatgttggagatggagctgccaggcaggaggacaagaggacgaccaaagaggagatatatggatgttataacagaggacatgaggttggctagtgttagggtagaagatgcccatgatagagttaggtggagaaggatgattcgctgtggcgacccctgatgggaaaagccgaaagagaagaagaagactgtaAATAAATGGCACCTAGGATAATAAATTGCATGTGTTATCCTTTTAGTTCCACTGTGGAGACATGTAAAgcactgaacactgaaaacatctggTGAATCTCAACtatgtgtggttttgttgttaAATTAATCTTGTGTTTTCTTAGAAAATACGCACAACATCCTGTACAAACAtcatacaaaaaacaatattgGACAGATTTATGTGCCTTTATGAGCTCAACATACTTGACTGTGCAGTTTGCAACAAACACCAACTGGTACCAACAACATGTTGGCTTAGGACTGAATATATTCAGGTACAGAGGAAAATAACCCA is part of the Anabas testudineus chromosome 14, fAnaTes1.2, whole genome shotgun sequence genome and harbors:
- the ssh2b gene encoding protein phosphatase Slingshot homolog 2b isoform X2, whose amino-acid sequence is MALVTVQRSPTPSTSSSPCVSESGSGEDDRRSQPRSISESFLTVKGAALFLPRGNGSSPSSAASRFSQLRSKHAGDIQQHLQTMFTLLRPEDNIKLAVRLESAHPQVTRYMVVVSTNGRQDTEESVVLGMDFSPVDNSCSVGLVLPLWSDTIIHLDGDGGFSVSTDNRVHVFKPVSVQAMWSALQSLHKACEVARCHNYFPGSLFLTWVSYYQSRVSSDQARINEWNVMQDVQSHRADSPVLFSDIPTERELTERQIKASLREIMMQKDLENVTCKEIRTELEMHMTCNLREFKEFIDKEMIVILGQMDSPTEIFDHVFLGSEWNASNLEELQKSGVQYILNVTREIDNFFPGVFEYHNIRVYDEEATDLLAYWNETYKFISRARKDGSKCLVHCKMGISRSAATVIAYAMKEYGWDLKKAFDYVKERRTVTKPNPSFMRQLEEYQGILLASKQRHNKLWRSHSDSDLSEHHEPLSKSYAQPHSLGRSDPHNQPSGTPGPSVKELLESLGTSVSTGKATHSSSQPDTGIKSNQLNSASFEGTAALSGDAEAQSLRSHSLFSVTQSSYLGQPCPESRAASLSTLSPPLSNGLCDSEDQPSSPPLSQPRAATVVPEPQKTDMVTVAQSVLVGQPHPPPSLHHVPLFPALSPTSACMDEVIKSQVLKPLLVTVPEPMTTQTPNAQQAGPQCLSAPVAVKKTDCVQQICGLSLDDLAAQPPFTSDFISYSSAIPQDKEVLFGHSADHINFFSAREKFKGMNQDGKTTSAVVQQSPLKSCAKDQQPLLQEVSSNEAKEEENRKKMSAPVQVTGLKPALYTETSPLGPLCQPELQDPQDQEVAKSREEIEDRNILSQKEAVNVKEEVKHKEKEELDPGRLYSDWTRGSVRRVTQQLEQRMKQEHETPSPSSSPPSLSVCSSSQRRSPSILPVTGSNPQDASVCSQGSVVSTGQEELEEDHGTFGPGKSESVVFETGALENNDGSTKGQKLKPADTRLLSTSSFNRSAHSPFASVNFLCLEGVTDLESATDWDYSTEGPHSDIVLRETWETLYELGAFLQQVSVGYANKARRLDQAFGLSAGTTQKQGSSIQKRVREVEARIRQAGLTPPSQMKRSASLAKLGCLELLANELSEWELSRSSVAPPSAQTPIHAITDESKKQRVHSSPSSADQQLDILGVGGESLSESGETSPGVSPPTNQSLQRGKPNSGQDPLLWTEPTFMTTRQQYGRTHPLRRLKKRTILQEPVCDL
- the ssh2b gene encoding protein phosphatase Slingshot homolog 2b isoform X1; protein product: MPPGVVTAPRSSSAGCFCACCGVKMRPYFTENSVISQGEIYQLISESFLTVKGAALFLPRGNGSSPSSAASRFSQLRSKHAGDIQQHLQTMFTLLRPEDNIKLAVRLESAHPQVTRYMVVVSTNGRQDTEESVVLGMDFSPVDNSCSVGLVLPLWSDTIIHLDGDGGFSVSTDNRVHVFKPVSVQAMWSALQSLHKACEVARCHNYFPGSLFLTWVSYYQSRVSSDQARINEWNVMQDVQSHRADSPVLFSDIPTERELTERQIKASLREIMMQKDLENVTCKEIRTELEMHMTCNLREFKEFIDKEMIVILGQMDSPTEIFDHVFLGSEWNASNLEELQKSGVQYILNVTREIDNFFPGVFEYHNIRVYDEEATDLLAYWNETYKFISRARKDGSKCLVHCKMGISRSAATVIAYAMKEYGWDLKKAFDYVKERRTVTKPNPSFMRQLEEYQGILLASKQRHNKLWRSHSDSDLSEHHEPLSKSYAQPHSLGRSDPHNQPSGTPGPSVKELLESLGTSVSTGKATHSSSQPDTGIKSNQLNSASFEGTAALSGDAEAQSLRSHSLFSVTQSSYLGQPCPESRAASLSTLSPPLSNGLCDSEDQPSSPPLSQPRAATVVPEPQKTDMVTVAQSVLVGQPHPPPSLHHVPLFPALSPTSACMDEVIKSQVLKPLLVTVPEPMTTQTPNAQQAGPQCLSAPVAVKKTDCVQQICGLSLDDLAAQPPFTSDFISYSSAIPQDKEVLFGHSADHINFFSAREKFKGMNQDGKTTSAVVQQSPLKSCAKDQQPLLQEVSSNEAKEEENRKKMSAPVQVTGLKPALYTETSPLGPLCQPELQDPQDQEVAKSREEIEDRNILSQKEAVNVKEEVKHKEKEELDPGRLYSDWTRGSVRRVTQQLEQRMKQEHETPSPSSSPPSLSVCSSSQRRSPSILPVTGSNPQDASVCSQGSVVSTGQEELEEDHGTFGPGKSESVVFETGALENNDGSTKGQKLKPADTRLLSTSSFNRSAHSPFASVNFLCLEGVTDLESATDWDYSTEGPHSDIVLRETWETLYELGAFLQQVSVGYANKARRLDQAFGLSAGTTQKQGSSIQKRVREVEARIRQAGLTPPSQMKRSASLAKLGCLELLANELSEWELSRSSVAPPSAQTPIHAITDESKKQRVHSSPSSADQQLDILGVGGESLSESGETSPGVSPPTNQSLQRGKPNSGQDPLLWTEPTFMTTRQQYGRTHPLRRLKKRTILQEPVCDL